A genomic window from Malassezia vespertilionis chromosome 6, complete sequence includes:
- the eso1 gene encoding DNA-directed DNA polymerase (COG:L; EggNog:ENOG503NW7V) produces the protein MLGEGAQDEEAEHKVYLSDSVPSLLPHVPPDVPVTYKHLFSTNFEPANPLRVIAHCDVDAAYAQLSPLAPGDVEPKHYENPNPKTHKISLDMYRRESKKIMDIFQRRVNSGATTGVRTQFDLNPAIADCWTPMPLELLDEHEGQDILFEKASIDESFFDLSVYARKQILHRFPYLDTRAELENMSPDARAKKLECLLPPVPLNVRQELVKKSWTLLGAWWPSEYTDLASQDTFGELENMTWVDVAHAYAAERMISVRKHVLDRLGYTTSAGIAKNKALAKLCSNFRKPCSQTLLLPRFVLPFLHPIAFQKIRFFGGKLGFEIAQEWQHTEVGALWDIPLSDMQSRFGSDGVWIYEMLRGIDRSPVSSRSANRSMMSAKNFQPALTDTAHALRWLSIMSAELSVRLQEERETFPLAYPRSIVLRYFVYGALGARSVQLPFGFVSNDALASEIFHKAEKLWKQGVGEQLSAGASVATLSLSFSGIERQSRDQKQLDVFFKALSPRKKARIAPETHTGTATTPSDHEALETSQIEFANEKIAELAPVQRAASTQQSVLPTAAYDTYKDHETQTEMIQWRCSRCSNIIAIPIFDDLVDETPDTNQPSYQILLDRLREEHRNWHMAVDLAAELVDTPQ, from the exons ATGCTGGGCGAGGGTGCGCAAGACGAAGAAGCAGAACACAAAGTTTATTTGAGCGACTCGGTACCAAGTTTGCTTCCACACGTACCACCCGATGTGCCTGTGACGTACAAACATCTGTTCAGTACGAATTTTGAGCCGGC CAACCCGCTGCGTGTAATTGCACACTGCGATGTGGATGCAGCGTACGCGCAAT TAtcgccgcttgct CCTGGCGATGTGGAGCCTAAGCATTATGAGAATCCCAACCCAAAAACACACAAGATATCTCTTGATATGTATCGCCGCGAATCTAAGAAGATTATGGATATTTTTCAGCGTCGCGTCAACTCCGGTGCCACCacgggcgtgcgcacacAATTTGACCTGAACCCAGCTATTGCAGACTGCTGGACTCCAATGCCGTTGGAATTGCTCGACGAACACGAAGGGCAAGATATTCTATTTGAAAAAGCGTCCATTGACGAGTCCTTTTTTGATTTGTCTGTCTATGCGCGGAAGCAAATTTTGCATCGATTCCCCTACTTggacacgcgcgccgagctggagAATATGAGTCCCGATGCCCGCGCCAAAAAACTAGAATGTTTATTACCACCTGTTCCCTTGAATGTAAGGCAGGAGCTAGTAAAAAAGTCCTGGACATTGCTGGGTGCATGGTGGCCGTCAGAATATACAGACTTGGCGTCGCAGGACACATTCGGCGAGCTGGAGAATATGACTTGGGTCGATGTTGCACATGCTTACGCAGCGGAGCGTATGATATCGGTACGCAAGCATGTACTCGATAGGCTGGGATACACTACTTCGGCTGGAATTGCGAAAAACAAGGCTCTCGCAAAGTTATGTTCTAATTTCCGCAAGCCATGCAGTCAAACGTTGTTATTACCTCGGTTTGTCTTGCCATTTCTGCACCCCATTGCGTTCCAAAAGATACGTTTTTTCGGTGGTAAACTAGGCTTCGAGATTGCCCAAGAATGGCAGCATACCGAAGTTGGTGCGTTGTGGGATATACCATTGTCCGACATGCAAAGCCGCTTTGGCTCCGACGGCGTTTGGATTTACGAAATGCTGCGAGGCATAGACCGCTCCCCAGTGAGCTCTCGCTCAGCCAATCGGTCCATGATGTCAGCCAAGAACTTTCAACCTGCGCTGACAGACActgcgcatgcactgcGATGGCTTTCCATCATGTCTGCGGAGCTCAGCGTACGATTGcaagaggagcgcgagacgTTTCCACTGGCGTACCCACGATCTATTGTACTCCGCTATTTTGTTTATGGTGCACTAGGCGCTCGAAGTGTGCAGCTACCGTTTGGATTTGTGTCTAATGATGCACTTGCCAGCGAGATTTTTCACAAAGCAGAGAAGTTATGGAAGCAGGGCGTCGGTGAACAGTTaagcgcaggcgcaagtGTTGCTACGCTCTCACTATCTTTTTCTGGAATTGAACGGCAGTCGCGCGACCAGAAACAGCTTGACGTTTTTTTCAAGGCACTATCTCCACGCAAAAAAGCACGCATAGCACCTGAGACACACACGGGTACTGCAACAACGCCTTCGGAccacgaggcgctggaaacGTCGCAGATCGAGTTTGCGAATGAGAAAATTGCCGAGTTGGCGCCAGTGCAAAGAGCTGCATCAACGCAGCAAAGTGTTTTGCCCACCGCAGCGTACGACACCTACAAGGACCACGAAACGCAAACGGAAATGATTCAATGGCGCTgttcgcgctgcagcaacATCATTGCGATCCCTATTTTTGACGACCTGGTCGATGAGACACCTGACACCAACCAACCGAGCTACCAAATACTACTGGACCGACTACGTGAGGAACACAGGAATTGGCACATGGCGGTCGACCTTGCCGCAGAGCTTGTAGATACCCCACAGTAA
- the PRP45 gene encoding mRNA splicing protein (BUSCO:EOG09264DT4; EggNog:ENOG503NY30; COG:A; COG:B) codes for MSVCRSEQAMLIMQRPGGALTLHVDADGKARYDAIVQQGRRPGSYVQSQYKDLVPLSERDDYRESKRPLERPSDEEVKSTTENTRRALELIVQGKTKAAKPTNVAATGGNSSYLRYTPASQGADGRKQRIIKMTEVVEDPLEPPRHQFKKVPNGPPSPPPPVLRSPPRKVTAQEQKEWMVPPCISNWKNNKGYTIPLDKRLAADGRGLQDVYINDNFAQFSEALHLADQHAREEVRERNQMQQKIAAREKAEREENLRMLAQRAREERAGMSSGHMAASGSTVASAVAGYGSSESDDDDEAVAERDRLREERRRERERDLRLNNMGTEQRARMFAKEQNRDISEKVALGLAKPTLSKESMTDARLFNRESLSNTFGEDDSYNVYDKPLFQGSSAAAAIYRRPGTGTADDMYGGGTESGISAELENDRFGLGRRKGFEGSQFQEERTGPVQFEKDASDPFAIDAFLEEAKRGTKRAGLENPAAEKRARE; via the exons ATGTCGGTATGTAGGAGCGAGCAAGCAATGCTGATTATGCAGAGGCCAGGCGGAGCATTGACGTTGCATGTGGATGCCGACGGAAAGGCGCGGTATGATGCAATTGTACAGCAAGGTCGTCGTCCAGGCTCGTACGTACAGTCTCAGTACAAAGACCTCGTCCCTTTGTCGGAACGGGATGATTATAGGGAGAGCAAGCGCCCACTGGAGCGTCCTTCAGATGAGGAAGTGAAGAGCACTACTGAAAATACGCGGCGGGCATTGGAATTGATTGTCCAGGGCAAAACCAAAGCGGCCAAACCTACAAATGTCGCTGCCACCGGTGGGAACTCTTCTTACCTGCGCTATACTCCGGCTTCACAAGGTGCGGATGGTAGGAAACAAAGAATTATTAAGATGACGGAAGTTGTTGAGGATCCTCTAGAACCTCCCCGTCATCAGTTTAAAAAAGTGCCAAATGGACCGCCTAGCCCACCACCGCCTGTTTTGCGCAGTCCGCCGCGGAAAGTGACTGCCCAAGAGCAAAAGGAATGGATGGTACCACCCTGTATCTCTAACTGGAAAAATAACAAGGGCTACACTATTCCATTGGACAAGCGACTTGCGGCAGACGGCCGTGGTCTCCAAGATGTGTACATTAATGATAACTTTGCTCAATTTTCTGAGGCATTGCATCTGGCGGACCAACATGCCCGCGAAGAGGTGCGGGAACGCAACCAAATGCAGCAAAAaattgctgcgcgcgaaaaggcagagcgcgaagaaaatctgcgcatgcttgcacagcgaGCAAGGGAAGAGCGTGCAGGTATGTCGTCTGGGCACATGGCCGCTTCTGGTAGCACTGTGGCGAGTGCAGTGGCAGGATATGGAAGCAGCGAGAGCGATGATGATGATGAGGCtgttgccgagcgcgatcGTTTGCGCGAAGAGCGCCGTCGCGAACGCGAGCGGGACTTGCGTCTCAATAACATGGGCACGGAGCAACGTGCACGCATGTTTGCCAAAGAGCAGAACAGGGACATCTCTGAAAAGGTGGCACTTGGTTTGGCTAAGCCGACACTCAGCAAGGAATCCATGACGGATGCACGTCTCTTTAATCGTGAATCATTGTCTAACACGTTTGGTGAAGATGATTCGTACAATGTATACGATAAACCACTGTTCCAGGGATCTtccgctgctgctgcaatTTATCGGAGGCCTGGTACTGGCACGGCAGACGACATGTACGGTGGTGGTACAGAAAGTGGCATCAGTGCCGAACTGGAGAACGACCGGTTCGGACTAGGGCGCAGAAAGGGCTTTGAAGGCTCCCAATTCCAAGAG GAACGCACAGGGCCTGTCCAGTTCGAGAAAGATGCTAGCGATCCATTTGCAATTGATGCATTCCTCGAAGAGGCAAAGCGTGGGACAAAGCGGGCTGGCTTGGAGAACCCCGCCGcagaaaagcgcgcgcgcgaataG
- a CDS encoding uncharacterized protein (TransMembrane:9 (n2-10c15/16o39-61i73-94o106-123i186-206o226-252i287-304o316-339i359-381o397-417i); COG:E; EggNog:ENOG503NUN0) yields the protein MILTTLAALGELASTFPVPGAFAEYSGRFLDPAWGFTIGYNYLMQWLATLPLEFTAAAIVIRFWDEDGSVPRGVWIAIFFLAVSAIHIIGLRGYAEVEFSATTMKMITIIGFIICAIVIDCGGTPSGQYLGARGWHDGPAFLNKFKGFCSVLTTAAFAFTGTELVGLAAAETPAPHKHIPRACKLVIWRVIVFYFLSLFMITLIILPSDPRLHGTSNYDPNTSPFVLVIEIGAIKVLPHIVNAVIMLSAVSVSNSSVFAGSRTLHALAVQGHAPKFLRYVDRTGRPLHAVIVSLLFGLLGFLIYSSDDNGGEVFSWLLGISGLSVIFTWGSICAAHIRFRAAWAKQGYSVSQLQWRSPFGVYGSWGGLVFNILLVCAQFYLSVFPINEAEKTGGDRVYSFFLGFISAILILVFYIACKVIKRTKIVSLEDIDLLKGRSTLRCMEQQEMEEADTAEMPLWKKILNIFF from the exons ATGATCCTTACTACTCTCGCAGCACTTGGCGAACTGGCATCCACATTTCCCGTTCCTGGCGCATTTGCCGAATACAGTGGCCGATTCCTGGATCCTGCCTGGGGCTTCACTATCGGATACAACTATCTTATGCAATGGCTTGCGACATTACCACTCGAGTTCACAGCTGCTGCGATCGTTATCCGATTTTGGGACGAAGACGGCTCTGTGCCCCGAGGCGTTTGGATTGCCATCTTTTTTCTTGCAGTCAGCGCGATTCATATTATCGGGTTGCGCGGGTATGCCGAAGTTGAATTCTCAGCTACAACTATGAAGATGATCACGATCATTGGTTTCATCATCTGTGCCATCGTGATTGATTGTGGTGGTACCCCCAGCGGCCAATACTTGGGAGCAAGAGGATGGCACGATGGACCTGCATTCCTTAACAAATTCAAGGGTTTTTGCAGTGTGTTGACCACcgctgcatttgcattCACCGGCACTGAGCTGGTCGGTTTGGCTGCTGCGGAAActcctgcgccgcataaGCATATCCCTCGGGCATGCAAACTCGTCATCTGGCGGGTCATCGTTTTCTACTTCCTCTCTCTTTTTATGATCACATTGATTATCTTACCTTCAGATCCTCGTTTACATGGAACAAGCAACTATGACCCTAACACGTCGCCGTTTGTGCTTGTGATTGAGATCGGTGCGATTAAGGTTCTGCCGCACATAGTTAATGCTGTGATTATGCTGTCTGCGGTGTCGGTTTCAAACTCTTCTGTGTTTGCTGGCAGCCGCACTCTGCATGCACTTGCTGTGCAAGGACATGCTCCCAAGTTTCTGCGCTATGTTGATCGCACTGGCCGCCCTTTGCACGCCGTGATTGTATCGCTACTCTTTGGGTTACTTGGTTTCCTGATCTACTCTTCTGACGACAATGGTGGCGAAGTTTTT AGCTGGCTCCTCGGTATTTCGGGTCTATCGGTGATCTTCACTTGGGGATCTATTTGTGCTGCTCATATTCGATTCCGTGCTGCGTGGGCGAAACAAGGATACTCTGTATCTCAGCTCCAATGGCGATCACCGTTTGGCGTATACGGCTCATGGGGAGGTCTGGTGTTCAATATTCTGCTCGTGTGTGCGCAATTCTACCTCTCTGTATTCCCAATTAACGAAGCCGAGAAGACGGGCGGTGACCGTGTGTACAGCTTCTTTTTGGGCTTTATTTCTGCTATTCTCATCTTGGTTTTCTACATTGCGTGCAAGGTAATCAAGCGCACAAAAATTGTGTCTTTGGAAGACATTGACCTTCTTAAAGGCAGAAGTACTCTGCGTTGCATGGAGCAGCAGGAAATGGAAGAAGCGGACACAGCAGAGATGCCTCTATGGAAAAAGATTTTGAACATCTTTTTCTGA